In the Malaya genurostris strain Urasoe2022 chromosome 1, Malgen_1.1, whole genome shotgun sequence genome, one interval contains:
- the LOC131425144 gene encoding uncharacterized protein LOC131425144 isoform X2: MAMIGSLDHYLAGTSFSNYIERLEFLSQLNGWAEEKKKSILIALSGSVVYDELKLIFPAVELKTLKYDDIVKKLKERFDKIEPDMMQRYRFYNRFQGSDESAENFILAIKLQAEHCDFKEFKDTAIRDRLIMGVFDKDLQRSLLLEEDLALTTVERKIVNSELAGKRARLINANKIDVDGVLAIKNRLGRREIFDNDRYNDRRFSGQHRKNGYGYNENRVSFRRDFRKRSASASRNRNSYASAICNYCKKKGHLRRDCYSYKNRNSVRFLKNDTREESYNFKRSKERDSSVETDGLECMMISTIKKNNDPCMVEAVVQGCVLSMEIDSGSAVSVISEADFQKLFSNIPLVSSKRQLVVVNGKRLKILGEIDVKVKLNGFEHQHMLVVLECRNRFVPLIGRSWLDCFYPDWRSGFVSVSSVNSLTDEKGIEKVTDCLKSRYKQVFNKDFSEPIVGYEGELILKHEQPIFKKAYTVPFKLKDKMLEHLDMLEQQKVITPIEASEWASPVIVVVKKDQDIRMVVDCKEHTYGSQESIKIGKQCDANVQTASPRRHTTW, encoded by the exons aTGGCAATGATCGGATCTTTGGATCATTATTTAGCAGGAACGTCGTTTTCCAATTATATTGAACGACTTGAATTCCTGAGTCAACTGAATGGATGGGCGGAAGAGAAGAAAAAGTCAATTTTGATCGCTCTCTCCGGTTCTGTAGTCTACGATGAGCTGAAGTTAATATTTCCAGCAGTTGAACTGAAAACATTAAAGTATGATGATATAGTTAAAAAGCTTAAGGAGAGGTTCGATAAAATAGAGCCTGATATGATGCAAAGATACCGTTTTTATAACCGATTCCAGGGGTCAGAtgagtcagctgaaaattttattttagcgaTTAAGCTACAAGCTGAGCATTGTGACTTCAAAGAATTCAAAGATACAGCTATTAGAGATCGTTTGATTATGGGTGTTTTTGATAAGGACTTGCAGAGATCTTTGTTATTGGAAGAAGATTTGGCCTTAACTACAGTAGAGCGAAAAATAGTGAACAGTGAATTGGCAGGAAAAAGAGCTAGGTTAATTAATGCGAATAAAATAGATGTCGATGGTGTGTTAGCAATAAAGAACCGTTTGGGACGGAGAGAAATTTTTGACAATGATCGTTATAATGATAGACGTTTTAGTGGACAGCATAGGAAAAATGGGTACGGTTATAATGAAAATCGTGTTAGTTTTAGGCGCGATTTTAGGAAAAGATCGGCTTCTGCCAGTAGAAATCGGAACTCATATGCTAGTGCTAtttgtaattattgtaaaaaGAAGGGCCATCTTAGAAGAGACTGCTATAGTTATAAAAACAGAAATTcagtcagatttttaaaaaatgatacTAGGGAAGAAAGCTATAACTTCAAAAGGTCTAAAGAACGAGATTCTTCTGTTGAGACTGATGGCCTAGAGTGCATGATGatatctacaataaaaaaaaataatgatccATGCATGGTGGAGGCTGTTGTTCAAGGCTGTGTCTTGAGTATGGAAATTGATTCAGGATCAGCGGTATCGGTTATAAGTGAAGCGGATTTCCAAAAATTGTTTAGTAACATACCGTTAGTCAGCAGCAAGCGACAGCTTGTTGTGGTGAACGGTAAACGGTTGAAAATCTTGGGGGAGATCGATGTCAAggtgaaattgaatggcttCGAGCACCAGCATATGCTAGTGGTTTTGGAATGCCGTAATCGATTTGTTCCCTTGATTGGTCGTTCTTGGCTTGATTGCTTTTACCCTGATTGGAGATCTGGCTTCGTATCCGTGTCTTCAGTTAATAGCTTGACTGATGAGAAAGGTATTGAAAAAGTTACGGATTGTTTGAAATCAAGATATAAACAAGTTTTTAATAAAGATTTTTCAGAACCTATAGTGGGCTATGAAGGTGAGCTAATTCTGAAGCATGAACAGCCGATATTCAAGAAAGCGTACACTGTGCCGTTTAAACTGAAGGATAAAATGCTAGAGCATTTGGACATGCTGGAACAGCAAAAAGTAATAACGCCTATTGAAGCCAGCGAATGGGCTTCGCCGGTTATTGTTGTCGTGAAGAAGGATCAAGATATTCGCATGGTTGTTGATTGCAAG GAACATACTTATGGCTCACAGGAATCAATTAAAATTGGCAAACAATGTGATGCAAACGTCCAGACTGCTAGTCCCAGAAGACACACCACATGGTAG
- the LOC131425144 gene encoding uncharacterized protein K02A2.6-like isoform X1, with protein MAMIGSLDHYLAGTSFSNYIERLEFLSQLNGWAEEKKKSILIALSGSVVYDELKLIFPAVELKTLKYDDIVKKLKERFDKIEPDMMQRYRFYNRFQGSDESAENFILAIKLQAEHCDFKEFKDTAIRDRLIMGVFDKDLQRSLLLEEDLALTTVERKIVNSELAGKRARLINANKIDVDGVLAIKNRLGRREIFDNDRYNDRRFSGQHRKNGYGYNENRVSFRRDFRKRSASASRNRNSYASAICNYCKKKGHLRRDCYSYKNRNSVRFLKNDTREESYNFKRSKERDSSVETDGLECMMISTIKKNNDPCMVEAVVQGCVLSMEIDSGSAVSVISEADFQKLFSNIPLVSSKRQLVVVNGKRLKILGEIDVKVKLNGFEHQHMLVVLECRNRFVPLIGRSWLDCFYPDWRSGFVSVSSVNSLTDEKDFSEPIVGYEGELILKHEQPIFKKAYTVPFKLKDKMLEHLDMLEQQKVITPIEASEWASPVIVVVKKDQDIRMVVDCKVSLNKVIVPNTYPLPLAQDIFATLAGCRIFCCLDLAGAYTQVLLSERSRQYTVINTIKGLFIYNRLPQGASSSAAIFQKIMDQVLCGLEKVSCYLDDVLIAGENFDECYKNLKLVLDRLLKVNIKVNFKKCKFFVTKLPYLGHLITDKGLLPAPEKLSTISEAKPPTNVAELRAFLGLINYYNKFVSHMSTKLRSLYALLTANVKFIWTKECQEAFQNGKQALLKANLLEFYDPNKPLVVISDASSYGLGGVLAHEIGEIEKPICFTSFSLNAAQKKYPILHLEALALVCTIKKFHKFLYGQKFKVYTDHKPLVGIFGKNGNNSLIVTRIQRYILELSIYEFNIVYRKSSHMGNADFCSRFPLQQAVPRSLDIGGINSLNLTDRFPLDVGLIASQTRNDTQLTHIRNFMENGWPKTIPESFKDMFSLRNDLDIVENCLVYQDRVIVPVALRAGILKMLHANHIGMVKMKKLARNTVFWPGINNDIENYLRKCEACIKMATVPTKPSHSKWIPTTRPFSRLHADFFHFDRKTFLLIVDSFSKWVEVDFMPHGTDARRVINIFISFFARFGLPDVVVTDGGPPFNSKEFVSFLERQGVQVLKSPPYNPSSNGQAERLVRVVKESFKKYMHDPELRNLDVTMKINYFLINYRNQIATSDGFVPSHKVFAYKPKKLLDLIHPSKQYKNFLEKPSPIISPTTPKIDPFLRLVEGDKIYYKNFKKTDIARWIEARFIKQLSNNTFQISFNRNILMAHRNQLKLANNVMQTSRLLVPEDTPHGRKRSWKDDLEEPLHGIPGSSTGPFRGFSDFELLKPTQEKLPKTNRSPSKKSTGKRIVMQSKG; from the exons aTGGCAATGATCGGATCTTTGGATCATTATTTAGCAGGAACGTCGTTTTCCAATTATATTGAACGACTTGAATTCCTGAGTCAACTGAATGGATGGGCGGAAGAGAAGAAAAAGTCAATTTTGATCGCTCTCTCCGGTTCTGTAGTCTACGATGAGCTGAAGTTAATATTTCCAGCAGTTGAACTGAAAACATTAAAGTATGATGATATAGTTAAAAAGCTTAAGGAGAGGTTCGATAAAATAGAGCCTGATATGATGCAAAGATACCGTTTTTATAACCGATTCCAGGGGTCAGAtgagtcagctgaaaattttattttagcgaTTAAGCTACAAGCTGAGCATTGTGACTTCAAAGAATTCAAAGATACAGCTATTAGAGATCGTTTGATTATGGGTGTTTTTGATAAGGACTTGCAGAGATCTTTGTTATTGGAAGAAGATTTGGCCTTAACTACAGTAGAGCGAAAAATAGTGAACAGTGAATTGGCAGGAAAAAGAGCTAGGTTAATTAATGCGAATAAAATAGATGTCGATGGTGTGTTAGCAATAAAGAACCGTTTGGGACGGAGAGAAATTTTTGACAATGATCGTTATAATGATAGACGTTTTAGTGGACAGCATAGGAAAAATGGGTACGGTTATAATGAAAATCGTGTTAGTTTTAGGCGCGATTTTAGGAAAAGATCGGCTTCTGCCAGTAGAAATCGGAACTCATATGCTAGTGCTAtttgtaattattgtaaaaaGAAGGGCCATCTTAGAAGAGACTGCTATAGTTATAAAAACAGAAATTcagtcagatttttaaaaaatgatacTAGGGAAGAAAGCTATAACTTCAAAAGGTCTAAAGAACGAGATTCTTCTGTTGAGACTGATGGCCTAGAGTGCATGATGatatctacaataaaaaaaaataatgatccATGCATGGTGGAGGCTGTTGTTCAAGGCTGTGTCTTGAGTATGGAAATTGATTCAGGATCAGCGGTATCGGTTATAAGTGAAGCGGATTTCCAAAAATTGTTTAGTAACATACCGTTAGTCAGCAGCAAGCGACAGCTTGTTGTGGTGAACGGTAAACGGTTGAAAATCTTGGGGGAGATCGATGTCAAggtgaaattgaatggcttCGAGCACCAGCATATGCTAGTGGTTTTGGAATGCCGTAATCGATTTGTTCCCTTGATTGGTCGTTCTTGGCTTGATTGCTTTTACCCTGATTGGAGATCTGGCTTCGTATCCGTGTCTTCAGTTAATAGCTTGACTGATGAGAAAG ATTTTTCAGAACCTATAGTGGGCTATGAAGGTGAGCTAATTCTGAAGCATGAACAGCCGATATTCAAGAAAGCGTACACTGTGCCGTTTAAACTGAAGGATAAAATGCTAGAGCATTTGGACATGCTGGAACAGCAAAAAGTAATAACGCCTATTGAAGCCAGCGAATGGGCTTCGCCGGTTATTGTTGTCGTGAAGAAGGATCAAGATATTCGCATGGTTGTTGATTGCAAGGTATCTTTGAACAAAGTTATTGTACCGAACACTTATCCGCTACCGCTAGCTCAGGATATTTTCGCCACTTTAGCGGGTTGTAGGATTTTTTGTTGTCTCGATTTGGCTGGAGCTTATACGCAGGTTCTTCTTTCAGAACGGTCCAGACAATATACTGTGATAAACACTATTAAGGGTCTTTTTATATATAATCGACTGCCACAAGGTGCTTCCAGCAGTGCtgcgatttttcaaaaaattatggaCCAGGTCCTGTGTGGACTGGAAAAAGTAAGCTGTTACTTGGACGACGTCCTAATAGCAGGTGAAAATTTTGACGAATGTTACAAGAATTTGAAACTAGTTCTTGACAGACTGCTTAAAGTAAATATTAAGGTTAATTTTAAGAAGTGTAAGTTTTTTGTCACAAAATTACCTTATTTGGGACATCTCATTACGGACAAAGGTTTGTTGCCTGCGCCTGAGAAATTATCCACGATAAGTGAAGCTAAACCGCCTACGAATGTAGCAGAGTTAAGAGCGTTTCTAGGCTTGATTAACTATTATAACAAATTCGTTTCACATATGTCAACTAAGTTAAGAAGCTTATATGCTTTACTGACTGCTAATGTTAAATTTATTTGGACAAAGGAATGTCAAGAAGCTTTCCAGAATGGAAAACAGGCCTTGTTGAAAGCAAACTTACTGGAGTTCTATGATCCAAATAAACCATTAGTGGTTATATCGGATGCTAGTTCGTACGGATTGGGTGGAGTTTTAGCTCATGAAATTGGGGAAATAGAAAAACCGATATGCTTCACCTCTTTCTCACTAAATGCAGCCCAAAAGAAATACCCGATTTTGCATTTGGAGGCATTAGCACTTGTATGCACCATTAAGAAATTTCACAAGTTTCTTTATGGACAAAAATTTAAGGTGTATACAGACCACAAGCCTTTAGTGGGCATATTCGGGAAAAATGgaaacaattcgttgattgtaaCCAGAATTCAGAGGTATATTTTAGAGTTGTCCATATATGAGTTCAATATAGTTTACAGAAAATCTTCGCATATGGGAAATGCCGACTTCTGCTCGAGATTCCCATTGCAGCAAGCTGTACCTCGAAGTTTGGATATCGGTGGCATAAATAGTTTGAATTTGACAGACCGTTTTCCTCTAGATGTTGGACTAATAGCGAGCCAGACTAGAAATGATACACAGCTGACACACATCAGAAATTTTATGGAAAATGGGTGGCCAAAAACCATTCCTGAATCCTTTAAAGACATGTTTTCGCTAAGAAATGATTTggatattgttgaaaattgTTTAGTCTACCAGGACAGGGTCATCGTTCCGGTGGCTTTAAGAGCTggtattttgaaaatgttacatGCCAACCATATTGGTATGGTTAAAATGAAAAAGCTAGCGAGGAATACTGTATTTTGGCCGGGAATAAACAATGATATAGAAAACTACTTGCGAAAATGTGAGGCTTGTATCAAAATGGCAACTGTTCCGACTAAACCTAGTCACAGTAAATGGATTCCAACGACTAGACCATTCAGCCGTTTACACGcggatttctttcattttgataGGAAAACATTTTTACTTATTGTAGACAGCTTCTCGAAATGGGTGGAAGTAGACTTTATGCCACACGGAACAGACGCAAGAAGGGTCATAAATATATTTATAAGCTTCTTTGCCAGGTTTGGTCTTCCAGATGTCGTAGTCACTGATGGGGGGCCGCCTTTTAATTCTAAGGAATTTGTTTCATTCTTAGAGAGGCAAGGGGTGCAAGTCTTAAAAAGTCCTCCGTACAATCCAAGTAGCAATGGACAGGCGGAGCGCTTGGTACGGGTAGTGAAAGAGAGTTTCAAAAAGTACATGCATGATCCAGAATTACGGAATCTTGATGTGACTATGAAAATCAATTACTTTTTGATTAACTACAGAAACCAAATTGCCACTTCCGACGGTTTCGTTCCCTCTCATAAAGTATTTGCATACAAGCCAAAAAAGTTGCTAGATTTGATTCACCCTTCCAAACAATACAAAAACTTTTTGGAAAAGCCTAGTCCAATAATAAGTCCTACCACCCCTAAAATCGATCCATTTCTTAGGCTAGTGGAAGGtgataaaatttattataaaaattttaaaaagacAGATATTGCGAGATGGATTGAGGCGAGATTTATAAAACAATTATCTAATAACACTTTTCAAATTTCGTTTAATAGGAACATACTTATGGCTCACAGGAATCAATTAAAATTGGCAAACAATGTGATGCAAACGTCCAGACTGCTAGTCCCAGAAGACACACCACATGGTAGGAAGCGCAGTTGGAAGGATGACCTTGAAGAACCGTTACACGGAATACCTGGTTCGTCTACAGGGCCTTTCAGAGGATTCTCTGACTTCGAACTGTTAAAACCTACTCAAGAAAAAttaccaaaaacgaaccgtagtCCGTCAAAAAAGAGCACTGGAAAACGCATTGTAATGCAATCGAAAGGATAA